A single genomic interval of Spinacia oleracea cultivar Varoflay chromosome 6, BTI_SOV_V1, whole genome shotgun sequence harbors:
- the LOC130462950 gene encoding uncharacterized protein, with translation MGRRWMYIDDRTTREYLDGVEEFCRISTRHIQSTNVKTILCPCRDCKNVLRYADIKKIENHLVIRGFMPDYNIWYWHGEKLPVDRSSQKDVLEEDTWPLTFENNNSDSDESVEEDRISEMMDGLGDHVHEGSRMYENWKHIDETFPEFGKEARNLRFALSTDGMNPYGTLSCQHSTWPVLLSIYNLPPWLCMKQQYIMLALLISGPKQPGHDIDVYLAPLIEDLKLLWEGVPVFDAHTSTTYTLRAMIFCTINDFPAYGNLSRYKNKREKACPICEEEMIPQRLKHYGKNVYMHTRRLLWRDHPYRNKKKEFNGYKEKLTIREPLTGVELYEKIKDVETIYGKHNTPPTKKGVLWEKDGPHVRRDMKLANIRPKLWPDDNSKTKKSFLPHAGYTLSREEKWIFCECLHGIKVPTGYSSNIKRLVSMKDKRLIGMKSHDCHVMMQVILPIALRGLLQKHTDVVETLCKLEMYFPPSFFDIMVHLIVHLIREIKECGPVFLRWMYPFERHMGTLKGLATNKAKPEGSIIRGTIEQEAGNFCAVFLAKAKEIGVPISRHEGRLQGKGTIGRKLVKPQSDRFQEAHRYFLQHLSEVTPYVEKHLTELKRENPKIGQYALMRQHNRSFVAWFENQVRNERRQANNNVSEMIRWLARGPQLFVNTYEGYDINGYCFYTSRQDDKSVQQNSGVMVVASSTEYSSAKDIRPIDATQAYYGVIQEIWELNYVHCTIPLFRCQWPDNRRGQKMDELFGLTLVDSSRFNDTKEPFVLASNAKQIFYVQDNIDHQWRVVAQGKRKIVGLEDVVDEEEYDRFDDTPPLSIGVQPLGDGEDIVDDGDYDHEEGVFVDLDI, from the exons ATGGGTCGCCGTTGGATGTACATCGATGATCGAACTACACGTGAGTACTTAGACGGGGTTGAGGAGTTCTGTAGAATTTCCACAAGACACATACAAAGTACAAACGTGAAGACAATTTTGTGCCCTTGTCGTGATTGCAAGAATGTGTTGAGATATGCTGATATTAAGAAGATAGAGAACCATTTGGTTATTCGCGGGTTTATGCCAGATTATAACATTTGGTACTGGCATGGTGAGAAACTACCTGTAGATCGTTCGTCACAGAAGGATGTCTTGGAGGAGGACACATGGCCTCTtacttttgaaaataataacagTGATAGCGATGAAAGTGTTGAGGAAGATCGCATTAGTGAGATGATGGACGGGTTAGGTGATCATGTGCACGAAGGATCTCGTATGTATGAGAAT TGGAAACATATTGATGAAACCTTTCCCGAGTTTGGTAAAGAGGCTAGGAACCTAAGATTTGCATTAAGTACAGATGGGATGAACCCATATGGCACTCTTAGTTGTCAACATAGCACATGGCCGGTTCTTTTGTCGATTTAtaatttgcctccttggttgTGCATGAAGCAGCAGTACATTATGTTGGCTCTCCTAATatctgggcctaaacaacccggtCATGACATAGATGTCTACTTGGCACCCCTCATTGAAGATTTAAAATTGTTGTGGGAAGGTGTTCCGGTGTTTGACGCACATACAAGTACAACCTATACACTTCGTGCCATGATTTTTTGCACCATAAATGATTTCCCGGCGTATGGGAATTTGTCAAGGTATAAAAACAAAAGAGAGAAAGCATGCCCGATTTGTGAGGAGGAAATGATACCCCAACGATTGAAACATTATGGAAAAAATGTGTACATGCACACTAGAAGGCTCCTTTGGCGAGATCACCCTTATCGTAATAAGAAAAAAGAATTCAATGGGTATAAGGAGAAACTTACTATTCGTGAGCCTTTAACGGGAGTAGAATTGTATGAAAAAATCAAAGATGTTGAGACTATTTACGGGAAGCACAACACACCCCCGACTAAGAAGGGTGTCCTTTGGGAAAAG GATGGGCCCCATGTTCGGAGGGATATGAAGCTTGCCAATATTCGACCAAAATTATGGCCCGATGataattccaaaacaaaaaagTCATTTTTACCTCATGCTGGCTACACATTGAGCAGAGAAGAGAAATGGATATTTTGTGAGTGTTTGCATGGGATTAAGGTGCCTACAGGGTATTCGTCGAATATTAAGCGGTTAGTTTCAATGAAAGATAAGAGGTTGATCGGCATGAAGTCCCATGATTGTCATGTTATGATGCAAGTGATCCTACCAATTGCACTTCGAGGGCTTCTCCAAAAACAT ACTGATGTTGTTGAAACATTATGCAAGTTGGAGATGTATTTTCCACCCTCTTTTTTTGACATAATGGTACACTTAATTGTCCATCTAATACGGGAGATCAAGGAATGCGGTCCTGTTTTTTTGCGATGGATGTACCCGTTTGAAAGACACATGGGGACTTTGAAAGGTTTGGCAACAAATAAAGCAAAACCCGAAGGTAGTATTATTCGAGGTACCATTGAGCAGGAGGCAGGAAACTTTTGTGCCGTGTTCTTGGCTAAAGCTAAAGAAATTGGAGTTCCAATATCTCGTCATGAGGGAAGACTTCAAGGTAAAGGTACAATTGGTCGCAAATTGGTCAAACCTCAATCTGATAGATTCCAGGAAGCTCACCGTTATTTTCTCCAACACCTTTCAGAAGTTACTCCTTACGTAGAAAAACATCTCACTGAATTGAAAAGAGAGAATCCAAAAATTGGGCAATATGCATTGATGAGACAACACAATCGTTCATTTGTTGCATGGTTTGAAAACCAAGTGAGAAACGAAAGGAGACAAGCAAATAataatgtttctgaaatgattaGATGGCTTGCACGAGGTCCTCAATTATTTGTGAACACTTATGAAGGGTACGACATCAACGGATATTGTTTCTACACTAGTCGTCAAGATGACAAGAGTGTACAACAGAATAGTGGTGTTATGGTGGTTGCATCTTCTACCGAATACTCTAGCGCCAAGGATATTAGACCAATTGATGCAACACAAGCATATTATGGGGTAATTCAGGAGATATGGGAGCTAAATTACGTCCATTGCACAATTCCTTTATTTCGATGTCAGTGGCCTGACAATCGACGTGGTCAGAAAATGGATGAATTATTTGGTCTTACTTTGGTGGACTCAAGTCGATTTAATGATACCAAGGAGCCCTTTGTTTTGGCATCTAATGCGAAACAAATTTTCTACGTCCAAGACAACATTGATCATCAGTGGCGTGTTGTTGCTCAAGGCAAGAGAAAAATTGTTGGTCTCGAAGATGTTGTTGATGAAGAAGAGTATGATCGATTTGATGACACCCCGCCTCTATCTATTGGTGTTCAACCTCTAGGAGATGGGGAAGACATTGTTGATGATGGAGACTATGATCATGAAGAAGGAGTATTTGTTGATCTTGATATATAA